In one Candidatus Woesearchaeota archaeon genomic region, the following are encoded:
- a CDS encoding DDE-type integrase/transposase/recombinase, which translates to MTDKLEHYRKGFNQYFRNIADLEFGILIKRRKYGYKHNNNCVEREHQYLKDRTKIMRHFGDFESADDILNFYDVHYNFIAEQKLKNKKRYRTPAQRAEIKIELSKRKDYYILFIFVLDSKIKQHPIILETYLNEQLILSYK; encoded by the coding sequence GTGACTGATAAACTTGAACATTACAGAAAAGGATTTAATCAATATTTTAGAAATATAGCTGATTTAGAATTTGGCATATTAATCAAACGGAGAAAATATGGATATAAACACAATAATAATTGTGTCGAAAGAGAACATCAATACTTAAAAGACAGAACTAAAATAATGAGGCACTTTGGAGATTTTGAATCCGCGGATGACATTTTAAATTTTTATGATGTCCACTATAATTTTATTGCTGAACAGAAGTTGAAAAACAAAAAAAGATATAGGACACCCGCACAAAGAGCAGAGATAAAAATTGAATTATCAAAGAGGAAAGATTATTACATCTTATTCATTTTTGTATTGGACTCGAAGATTAAACAGCATCCAATTATACTGGAAACCTATCTAAATGAACAATTAATCCTATCTTACAAATAA
- a CDS encoding DUF2080 family transposase-associated protein: MKKLTIKKNKFRLEEEIEQIIDTTVRPIGNGAMALIPKQHLNKKVYVLIRKG; the protein is encoded by the coding sequence ATGAAAAAATTAACAATTAAGAAAAATAAATTCAGATTAGAAGAAGAAATTGAACAAATAATAGATACAACAGTAAGACCAATAGGAAATGGGGCAATGGCATTAATTCCGAAGCAACACCTGAACAAAAAAGTTTACGTGCTTATTAGAAAGGGGTAA